GTGGCGAATTCCGGGCCCTGGGCGGTCTCCACGATCACCTGGTCTCCCATCTTCACCTGGTTGCCGTTTGGATTGAAATAGTAATTTTTACAGCCGCCTCGAAAGCGGACGCTGATAACTTCTGTCAAAGGATGCCCTCCAATTCCACCGCGATGGCGCCCAGCACATGGCCGGTTCCCACGTTGTACGTGCACTCCCCGCGATACTTCTGTAACAGCTCTATTGTGCGCATGATTTGGGATTTTGTCAAGTTTTTCGCGAGAATTGGGGCGATTTCCCGGCAGCTTTCCTCCGGTTCCTGTCCATATTGCAGCAGCAGCGCCGCCGCGCACAGGGCCCGGCTCCGCTCCAGCAGGGCGGACAGGTCCTCCCGGGTGATGCGCTTTTTCTCCAGCCGCACCGCCAGCTCCGTCACCTTTCCCCGCTTCCGGGCGGCCAGGCAGCGGCACAGGGCCTCTGCCGCCTGGACCTCTTCACCGCCGCCTTCCGCAGCCGGGTGCAGCTTCAGCTCCACGCACCGGGAGCGCAGGGTCTGGAGCACCACAGCGGCATTTTCCGCACAGAAGAGAAAGGCCGCATAGGGCGGCCCCTCCTCCACCACCTTCAGCAACACGTTCTGGTCCTGTTCCGTCAGCAGGGCGCAGTCCGGAAACACATAGACCTTCCGCCGCCCCTCGTTGGGGCGGATGTAGGCGTCTGCCCGGATGGCGCGCACCACGTCCACGGCGATGTTCTTATGGTCTGGGTCCCGGACGGTGATCACGTCCGGATGGATGCCCGCCAGCACCTTCCGGCAGGCGGGGCAGACGCCGCAGGGGCGGCTCTCCTCCCCCGTGCACTCCAGGGCGGCGGCGGCAAAGCAGGCGGCGGACATCCGGTCGCCGCTGCCGGTGAGCAGCAGGGCGTGGGACAGGGTGCCGCGAGTGGCGGCCTCCCGGATGCGGATGGCGGCTGGCTCCTCCGGCCGCAGGCCGAACAGGGACATGGCGTACTCTCCTTTTCCCGCTGTGAGCACGGGCTGATCTGCAGATTTTCCGGCGGCGCCGGGTGTTTGGGGCGCCCGGCGGCCTTCCGGCGGGCACACTGGAGCCATTGTACCACATGGCCCCGAAAAAGGAAAGAACGTAAATATTTTCTTTGTTGCGCAACTGTTAATTGTGTGGATTGCACAAACATTTGTGAAAATACT
This DNA window, taken from Dysosmobacter welbionis, encodes the following:
- a CDS encoding DNA polymerase III, delta' subunit family protein, whose amino-acid sequence is MSLFGLRPEEPAAIRIREAATRGTLSHALLLTGSGDRMSAACFAAAALECTGEESRPCGVCPACRKVLAGIHPDVITVRDPDHKNIAVDVVRAIRADAYIRPNEGRRKVYVFPDCALLTEQDQNVLLKVVEEGPPYAAFLFCAENAAVVLQTLRSRCVELKLHPAAEGGGEEVQAAEALCRCLAARKRGKVTELAVRLEKKRITREDLSALLERSRALCAAALLLQYGQEPEESCREIAPILAKNLTKSQIMRTIELLQKYRGECTYNVGTGHVLGAIAVELEGIL